The Fragaria vesca subsp. vesca linkage group LG2, FraVesHawaii_1.0, whole genome shotgun sequence genome includes a window with the following:
- the LOC101304636 gene encoding uncharacterized protein LOC101304636 — protein sequence MAMSPVTVLRSLFGVLGSLMLLTLVYTIFSDGLPFRSDLLTPWMAATLVDFYINVVPIAAWVFYKESNWISAALWIVLLVCFGSVTTCGYILLQLMKLSTKESEDPIYHVLLCHSNKYGVVDKHKQSPVLIARVVFTALGLFMLGTLLYTLLTDGSPFRKELLTPWMVATLVDFYINVTALSVWVAYKESSWITAVVWIILLICFGSITTCVYILIQLSQLTSQDLIYLALFKGGDRAERRSEGVLI from the exons ATGGCGATGTCGCCGGTGACCGTTTTGAGAAGTCTGTTTGGAGTTCTGGGCTCCCTGATGCTGCTTACTCTTGTTTACACCATCTTCTCTGACGGTCTTCCCTTCCGCTCCGACCTCCTTACTCC GTGGATGGCTGCAACCTTGGTTGATTTCTACATCAATGTTGTGCCTATAGCG GCTTGGGTTTTCTACAAGGAATCAAACTGGATTAGTGCAGCACTGTGGATAGTACTGCTAGTATGTTTTGGAAG TGTGACTACATGTGGCTACATTCTTCTGCAATTGATGAAGCTTTCTACGAAAGAATCAGAAGATCCCATTTACCATGTTCTGTTGTGCCATTCAAACAA GTATGGTGTGGTAGACAAGCATAAGCAGTCCCCTGTTCTGATTGCCAGAGTTGTATTCACTGCTTTGGGGCTTTTTATGCTGGGAACTCTCCTATATACTCTGTTAACAGATGGTTCTCCTTTTCGCAAAGAGCTTTTAACACC GTGGATGGTAGCTACTCTAGTTGACTTTTATATCAATGTTACAGCTCTTTCA GTTTGGGTTGCTTACAAAGAATCAAGTTGGATTACTGCAGTTGTATGGATAATTTTATTGATATGTTTTGGCAG CATCACCACATGTGTCTATATCCTTATTCAGCTGTCACAGCTGACATCCCAAGATCTAATCTACCTTGCTTTGTTTAAAGGTGGTGACAG GGCAGAAAGGAGGTCTGAGGGGGTTTTGATATGA